GAGGGAAAACCTGTGGAGAAAAAAAGTATTCCCATCGAGGCAGATCACTTTGAGGCGGCTGAGACAGTCGTCGAGCTGAAGGATGTGTGGTTCAGGTATGATAGAAATCTTCCGGATGTTGTGCGTGACCTGTCACTAAAGATAAAGAGAGGGCAGATGTACGCCCTGGTAGGCGGTAATGGCACCGGAAAAACAACCACCCTGTCCCTGATTTCTGGCATCAACCGCCCATATCGTGGAACAGTGAAACTTGAGGGAAAAGAGGTGCGAAAATATTCGGATAAAGAATTGTTTCACGGCTTTCTGGGGGTTCTGCCCCAGAGTCCGCAGAGCCTCTTTGTTAAAAAAACAGTGGAAATGGATTTGTTTGAGGCCATCGGCGGTACCAGTGAACGCAGACGGTCAGACTTTGACAGCGACATGGACAAACGCACAGCGGTTGAGGGAATGGCGGAGCTGATGCACATCGGACATCTTATGCAGCAGCATCCCTATGATCTCTCCGGCGGTGAGCAGCAAAGACTGGCCCTGGCAAAAATTATGCTGTTAAAACCGCGTATTCTTCTGATGGATGAGCCAACAAAGGGGCTGGACAACCATTTTAAGCGAGAGCTGGCTGAGATTCTCAAAAGACTCCAGGAGCACGGCGTGACCATTGTGATGGTTTCGCACGATGTAGAGTTCTGCGCACAATATGCAGATACCTGCGGGTTGTTTTTTGAGGGCAATGTGGTGACGGCGAACACTCCGAGAGCCTTTTTTTCAGGAAACAGCTTTTATACCACCTCTGCCAACCGCCTGTCCAGGCATCTGTTTGAAAATGCCATTACTGTTAAGGATGTGATCACATGCTGCCAAATGAATCTTTAGACCGGTTTCTGGATGACTTTCTGGATGGAAGCAAGACAAATGAAAAAATTGAAGTAAAAAAAAGAGAGAACGCGGCGCCGATTCGGAACGACCGTGAGCTGTGGGTGCGGCCTTCTGACGGCAGCCTGCTGGAAAAGCCAGAGGGCAGAAAGCTTTCAAAGCGGACCTGGGCAGCGCTTTTGATGATCTTTGTCCTTATTCCCCTCACGATTTTTATCGGTATCCGGATTGGAGATCGAAAGTATTTTTTTATCAGCCTGATGATTATGGTTTATGCCATGGTGCCTTTTATTATGGTTTTTGAGGGGCGGAGGCCTCAGGCCAGGGAGCTGGTCATACTGGCCCTTTTAGCGGCCATTGCGGTGGCGGGGCGCGCAGCTTTTTTTATGCTGCCTCAGTTTAAGCCTGTCATCGCTGTGGTTATTGTGGCGGGGGTATGTTTTGGTGCCGAGTCTGGCTTTTTAGTGGGGGCGGTGTCCATGTTTGCCTCAAATTTTTTCCTCACTCAGGGCCCTTGGACGCCCTGGCAGATGTTTGCAACAGGTATTATCGGGTTTCTGGCTGGGCTTTTGTTTAAAAAAGGAAGGTTAACGATGAAAAAGGGGCCGCTATGCCTCTTTGGGTTTATGTCCACCTTCTTTATTTACGGCTTTTTAATGGATACGGCCAGTGTGCTCATGTATCAGAGTGAGGTGACCTGGTGGTCAGCATTGCCTTTATACTTTTCCGGCGCGCCCTTTAACCTGATCTATGGCTGTTCGACAGTTGTTTTTCTGTTTTTTGGCGCCAGGCCATTGATTGAAAAGCTGGAGCGCATCAAGGTGAAATATGGATTGATTAAGAATTAATCGCTTTTGGCCTGTCGGCCTGTATCAGCATTATGAATGTTAATAAAAGATACTTAGAGAGAGGTGCCGTATTGGCGTCGGTATCCTTGGCTCTTTATTTTATAGAGGAAGGAAATGAAATGGCAGAAAGTATAAAAAGCACAAATCAAAGGAAGCATATCTCACGGCGGCGTCCCCCTAAATTAAGCCACCAGAGCAAGAACGCTTATACAGCAGATATTGCCAGGCAGAATAAGGTTAAGCACCTGGTCATCGGGAGCGAGTATCGAAGTGTTGGGCCAAAGGCCTGCATGAATATCACAAAAATCCACCGGCTGGAGCTCGCTGCCTCGGTTATGTCGATTGGAGAAAACGCATTCCGGGGCTGCACGCAGCTGGTGTCTGTCAGTATGCCGGGTACGGTGCAGGAGATTGGAGAGGCGGCTTTTATGGAATGCCGGAAGCTGCGTGAGATCAATCTTCCAAAAACCCTCAAGGTTATCCGGCCAAGAACCTTTAAGCTCTGCCGGGCTTTGAAGAGTATTGAGCTGCCCGAGTCCCTCGAGGATATCGGAGAGAATGCTTTTATTGACTGTGACAATCTCCAGGAGGTTGCCATTCCTCAGCAGATTGAGATGATTGCCTTTCGGACCTTTTATGGCTGTAAGCATCTGCAGGAGGTAACCCTGCCGCCAGGCCTGAAAATAATCGGGCGTGAGGCTTTTGTGAACTGTTCTTTTCAATCGGTGGCACTTCCTGATGGGTTGGTGACGATTGGGGACAGCGCGTTTTTAAAGTGCAAATGCCTCGAAAGTATCCATATTCCCGAAAGTGTCAGGAAAATTGAGAAGTGGGCCTTTCACGGGTGTCCAAGGCTTAAAAAGGTGGTGCTTTTACACGATCCTGAGGTCATGGGGGACTGG
The DNA window shown above is from Eubacterium limosum and carries:
- a CDS encoding ABC transporter ATP-binding protein; the protein is MAEVEIRDLMFTYPEMERPALCNINLEINDGDFVVLCGKSGCGKSTLLRHFKTALSPHGTRTGEILFKEQELSEVDARTQSSEIGFVLQNPDNQIVTDKVWHELAFGLESLGYDTPTIRLRVAEMASYFGIQAWFRRNVNELSGGQKQLLNLAAIMAMHPTLLILDEPTSQLDPIAASDFLETVKKINRDLGTTIIMTEHRLEDIFPAADKVIVMDQGAVIAQGLPREIGKELRGMGHDMFLSMPAPMQIYAGVDNEMPCPLTVREGRQWLSELFEGKPVEKKSIPIEADHFEAAETVVELKDVWFRYDRNLPDVVRDLSLKIKRGQMYALVGGNGTGKTTTLSLISGINRPYRGTVKLEGKEVRKYSDKELFHGFLGVLPQSPQSLFVKKTVEMDLFEAIGGTSERRRSDFDSDMDKRTAVEGMAELMHIGHLMQQHPYDLSGGEQQRLALAKIMLLKPRILLMDEPTKGLDNHFKRELAEILKRLQEHGVTIVMVSHDVEFCAQYADTCGLFFEGNVVTANTPRAFFSGNSFYTTSANRLSRHLFENAITVKDVITCCQMNL
- a CDS encoding ECF transporter S component produces the protein MLPNESLDRFLDDFLDGSKTNEKIEVKKRENAAPIRNDRELWVRPSDGSLLEKPEGRKLSKRTWAALLMIFVLIPLTIFIGIRIGDRKYFFISLMIMVYAMVPFIMVFEGRRPQARELVILALLAAIAVAGRAAFFMLPQFKPVIAVVIVAGVCFGAESGFLVGAVSMFASNFFLTQGPWTPWQMFATGIIGFLAGLLFKKGRLTMKKGPLCLFGFMSTFFIYGFLMDTASVLMYQSEVTWWSALPLYFSGAPFNLIYGCSTVVFLFFGARPLIEKLERIKVKYGLIKN
- a CDS encoding leucine-rich repeat domain-containing protein, which encodes MAESIKSTNQRKHISRRRPPKLSHQSKNAYTADIARQNKVKHLVIGSEYRSVGPKACMNITKIHRLELAASVMSIGENAFRGCTQLVSVSMPGTVQEIGEAAFMECRKLREINLPKTLKVIRPRTFKLCRALKSIELPESLEDIGENAFIDCDNLQEVAIPQQIEMIAFRTFYGCKHLQEVTLPPGLKIIGREAFVNCSFQSVALPDGLVTIGDSAFLKCKCLESIHIPESVRKIEKWAFHGCPRLKKVVLLHDPEVMGDWLFNRGNTVVHCKRNSKVDAYCKEFQYKTEYLD